Proteins co-encoded in one Opitutus terrae PB90-1 genomic window:
- a CDS encoding ribulokinase, with the protein MFTLGLDYGTNSVRALIVRCQDGREFGSAVVNYPSGHQGILLDKHDANLARQHPGDYLFGLEKAVKAALVQARKQRGFSADQIIGIGVDTTGSSPIPVDANNVPLALAKKFAKNLHAQCWLWKDHTSWREAAKITELAAQHRPEYIAKCGNTYSSEWWWSKIWHCLAVDPKVFDAAYSWVELADWVPAVLAGVTDPRQIQRGVCMAGHKALYADEWGGLPDKEFLALLDPKLADLRDRLYEKAHDATVPAGQLSPAWAKKLGLRAGIPIAIGEMDVHYGSIGSGVTEGTLVKVIGTSTCDCGVVSADKQVADIPGICGIVKGAILPGYYGIEAGQSAVGDIFKWWVEVICQGDGALHGKLAAEVAKQPPGHSGLLALDWNNGNRTILVDQRLSGLLLGTTLHTTRAEIYRALIEATAFGARAIIERIRDYGVPIERVVCAGGIARKDPMLMQIYADVTGCTMQVAGSSQACALGSAIGAAVLAGAHRDFTTAQRKMTRIEKKQYRPNPKNQKVYDQLYALYRQIHDAFGGLNKSVDLSRVMKDLLALKDAARA; encoded by the coding sequence ATGTTCACTCTCGGTCTCGATTACGGCACCAACTCCGTCCGCGCATTGATCGTCCGCTGTCAGGACGGTCGTGAATTCGGCTCGGCAGTCGTCAACTATCCCAGCGGCCATCAAGGCATCCTGCTCGACAAGCATGACGCCAACCTCGCGCGCCAGCATCCTGGCGACTACCTGTTCGGCCTGGAAAAAGCGGTCAAAGCCGCCCTCGTGCAGGCGAGGAAGCAACGCGGTTTCTCGGCCGATCAGATCATCGGCATCGGCGTGGACACCACGGGCTCGAGTCCGATTCCAGTAGACGCGAACAACGTCCCGCTCGCGCTCGCGAAGAAGTTCGCCAAAAACCTCCACGCGCAGTGCTGGCTCTGGAAGGACCACACCAGCTGGCGCGAGGCCGCGAAGATCACCGAACTCGCCGCGCAACACCGGCCGGAATACATCGCCAAGTGCGGCAACACCTACTCGTCCGAGTGGTGGTGGTCGAAAATCTGGCACTGCCTCGCGGTCGACCCGAAGGTCTTCGACGCCGCCTACTCGTGGGTCGAACTCGCCGACTGGGTGCCCGCCGTCCTCGCTGGCGTGACGGATCCGCGGCAGATTCAGCGCGGCGTCTGCATGGCCGGGCACAAGGCGCTCTACGCCGACGAATGGGGTGGGCTGCCGGATAAGGAGTTCCTCGCGCTCCTCGATCCCAAACTCGCCGACCTCCGCGACCGCCTTTACGAGAAAGCACACGACGCCACCGTCCCCGCCGGCCAGCTCAGCCCGGCCTGGGCGAAAAAGCTCGGGCTGCGCGCCGGCATTCCGATCGCGATCGGCGAAATGGATGTCCACTACGGCTCGATCGGCAGCGGCGTGACCGAAGGCACCCTGGTCAAGGTCATCGGCACGTCCACCTGCGACTGCGGCGTCGTTTCCGCGGACAAGCAGGTCGCCGACATCCCGGGCATCTGCGGCATCGTCAAAGGCGCGATTCTCCCCGGCTACTACGGGATCGAGGCCGGGCAGTCCGCCGTTGGCGACATTTTCAAATGGTGGGTCGAGGTCATCTGTCAGGGCGATGGCGCGCTGCACGGAAAACTCGCCGCCGAGGTCGCGAAACAGCCGCCCGGCCACAGCGGGTTGCTCGCGCTCGACTGGAACAACGGCAACCGAACGATCCTCGTCGACCAGCGGCTTTCCGGCCTGCTGCTCGGCACGACCCTGCACACCACGCGGGCCGAGATCTACCGCGCGTTGATCGAAGCGACGGCGTTCGGCGCCCGCGCCATCATTGAGCGCATCCGCGACTACGGCGTGCCGATCGAGCGCGTCGTCTGTGCCGGCGGCATCGCGCGCAAGGATCCGATGCTGATGCAGATCTACGCCGACGTCACCGGCTGCACGATGCAGGTCGCCGGCTCGAGCCAGGCCTGCGCGCTCGGCTCCGCCATCGGCGCCGCCGTGCTGGCCGGCGCGCATCGCGATTTCACCACCGCGCAACGGAAGATGACGCGCATCGAGAAGAAACAATACCGGCCCAATCCGAAAAACCAAAAGGTCTACGACCAGCTCTACGCGCTCTACCGGCAGATCCACGACGCCTTCGGTGGACTGAACAAGTCGGTGGACCTCAGCCGCGTGATGAAGGACCTCCTCGCCCTCAAGGACGCGGCGCGCGCGTAA
- a CDS encoding addiction module protein, with the protein MDAVLPLDQMTTAEKLRAMEILWADLTRKAESFESPAWHDAVLRERDQRVAEGKEAYVSWEDAKRDLRERCQ; encoded by the coding sequence ATGGACGCCGTTCTTCCTCTCGATCAGATGACCACGGCAGAGAAATTGCGTGCAATGGAGATCCTGTGGGCCGATCTCACCCGCAAGGCCGAGTCTTTCGAGTCGCCGGCTTGGCATGACGCCGTTCTCCGTGAGCGCGACCAGCGTGTAGCCGAGGGCAAAGAGGCGTATGTTTCCTGGGAGGATGCAAAACGGGATCTTCGAGAGCGGTGCCAGTGA
- the araD gene encoding L-ribulose-5-phosphate 4-epimerase AraD, translating to MLEDLKREAYEANLALPREGLINLTFGNASAIDRAKGIFAIKPSGVDYAALKPADMVLVDLDGKQVEGSLRPSSDTPTHRRLFLAFPSIGGVVHTHSSHATAFAQAGRAIPIFGTTHADYFFGDIPVTRKMTPAEIGGGAYEWETGNVIVELFTQQKLDPQDFPAVLVNRHAPFTWGHNVAKAVEVAVAVECIADMALMSLQLNPSLATIEPELLNKHFKRKHGPGAYYGQR from the coding sequence ATGCTAGAGGATCTCAAACGTGAAGCCTACGAGGCCAATCTCGCGCTGCCGCGCGAGGGCCTGATCAATCTCACCTTCGGCAACGCCAGCGCCATCGATCGCGCGAAAGGCATCTTCGCCATCAAGCCCAGCGGCGTCGACTACGCCGCGCTGAAGCCGGCCGACATGGTGCTCGTCGATCTCGACGGCAAGCAGGTCGAAGGCTCGTTGCGGCCGTCGTCCGACACGCCGACGCACCGCCGGCTTTTCCTCGCGTTTCCGTCGATCGGCGGCGTCGTGCACACGCACAGCTCGCATGCGACCGCGTTCGCGCAGGCCGGCCGCGCCATCCCGATCTTTGGCACCACGCATGCCGATTACTTTTTCGGCGACATCCCCGTGACGCGGAAGATGACGCCCGCCGAGATCGGCGGCGGCGCCTACGAGTGGGAAACCGGCAACGTGATCGTCGAGCTGTTCACGCAGCAGAAACTCGATCCGCAGGATTTCCCCGCGGTGCTCGTGAACCGCCACGCGCCGTTCACCTGGGGGCACAACGTCGCCAAAGCCGTCGAGGTGGCCGTCGCCGTCGAGTGCATCGCCGACATGGCGCTGATGTCGCTGCAGCTGAATCCGTCGCTCGCGACGATCGAGCCCGAGTTGCTGAACAAGCACTTCAAGCGCAAGCACGGCCCCGGCGCGTACTACGGACAAAGGTAG
- the gnpA gene encoding 1,3-beta-galactosyl-N-acetylhexosamine phosphorylase, whose amino-acid sequence MSTTTTDLTRGDFTLPGEAGYEQLTLRLAKKWGADTIRDSDGTQLSPEIVQAGYDIYSTVCLVRSVQPWARENRDKLQQNFLMSYPVVAEKATTAITLLKGYFTEQFVVNFKDNPKRWWQVFDRATGKEVPARKWSANEKKGIVTVTDTEPGHSYTVNFLVFRIWEEISMYNHLTNDWGDREHLAAVDPMHPETQQVLLAFLEKWLREHPDTKVVRFTSMFYNFSWFWGADRATLRDVYSDWGDYEMTVSPRALKLFEKRYGYRLTSEDFVNGGLYNSTHNAPSRRYRDYMEFIHDFVIEFGRKCIDLVHQHEKKAYVFYDDHWIGVEPSSGRFGEFGFDGLIKCVFNAFEVRLCAHSKGVETHELRLHPYLFPTGLKGEPTFKDGGNPTLDAKNFWIDARRGIVRAPIDRIGLGGYLSLVEPFPDFQDYIEQLAKEFRLLKSFHASDRPWTAPFKVAVLTAWGDLRAWTCSGHFTPGVELYDVLESLAGLPLDVQFISFDDVVKAGVPRGVKVIVNCGRAGTAWSGGHYWSDPRVEATLTEWVRKGGALVGIGEPSALSQPGRNFRLAQVLGLDRDRGERIANGKYNYVAPAKNARGVEGVTEHFITADVAGALDFAKDVDGIFVLGGDTQVLAERAGEKSPKLATHAFGKGRSVYFSGFKVSHENTRLLHRAIVWAAAQESGWSVWSSSNVKTEATVFPKAGKLVVINNAGTDEETVVTLGDGKTTKRVKLEAHGIAILEV is encoded by the coding sequence ATGAGCACCACCACCACCGATCTCACGCGCGGCGACTTCACGCTTCCTGGCGAAGCGGGCTACGAGCAGCTGACGCTGCGGCTCGCGAAAAAATGGGGCGCGGACACCATCCGCGACTCCGACGGTACGCAGCTCTCACCGGAGATCGTGCAGGCGGGCTACGACATCTATTCGACGGTCTGCCTCGTGCGATCGGTGCAGCCGTGGGCACGGGAAAACCGTGACAAGCTGCAGCAGAATTTCCTGATGAGCTATCCGGTCGTGGCGGAGAAGGCCACGACGGCGATCACGCTGCTCAAGGGCTATTTCACCGAGCAGTTCGTGGTAAATTTCAAGGACAACCCGAAGCGGTGGTGGCAGGTGTTCGATCGTGCGACCGGGAAGGAGGTGCCAGCGCGCAAATGGAGCGCGAACGAGAAGAAGGGCATCGTCACGGTCACGGACACGGAGCCGGGGCACAGCTACACGGTGAACTTCCTGGTGTTTCGGATCTGGGAGGAGATCTCGATGTATAATCACCTCACCAACGATTGGGGTGATCGCGAGCATCTCGCCGCCGTCGATCCGATGCACCCGGAGACGCAGCAGGTGCTGCTCGCGTTTCTGGAGAAATGGCTGCGCGAGCACCCGGACACGAAGGTCGTCCGGTTCACGTCGATGTTTTATAACTTCTCCTGGTTCTGGGGCGCGGATCGCGCGACGCTGCGCGACGTCTACTCGGACTGGGGCGATTACGAGATGACGGTGAGCCCGCGCGCGTTGAAGCTCTTCGAGAAGCGTTACGGCTATCGGCTGACGTCGGAGGATTTCGTCAACGGCGGGCTCTACAACTCCACGCACAACGCGCCGTCGCGGCGTTACCGCGACTACATGGAGTTCATCCATGACTTCGTGATCGAGTTTGGCAGAAAGTGCATCGATCTCGTGCACCAGCACGAGAAGAAGGCGTATGTGTTCTACGACGATCACTGGATCGGCGTGGAGCCGAGCAGCGGGCGGTTTGGGGAGTTTGGTTTCGACGGGCTGATCAAGTGCGTGTTCAACGCGTTCGAGGTGCGGCTTTGCGCGCACTCGAAGGGCGTGGAGACGCACGAGCTGCGGCTGCATCCGTATCTTTTCCCGACGGGATTGAAGGGCGAGCCGACGTTCAAGGATGGCGGCAATCCCACGCTCGACGCGAAGAACTTTTGGATCGATGCGCGGCGCGGCATCGTGCGCGCACCGATCGATCGGATCGGGCTGGGCGGGTATCTGTCGCTGGTCGAGCCGTTCCCGGATTTTCAGGATTACATCGAACAACTCGCGAAGGAGTTCCGGCTGCTGAAATCGTTTCACGCGAGCGACCGCCCCTGGACCGCGCCGTTCAAGGTGGCGGTGCTCACCGCGTGGGGCGATCTGCGCGCGTGGACGTGTTCGGGGCATTTCACACCGGGCGTCGAGCTTTACGACGTGCTCGAGTCGCTCGCCGGACTGCCGCTCGACGTGCAGTTCATCAGCTTCGACGACGTCGTGAAGGCCGGCGTGCCGCGTGGCGTAAAGGTGATCGTCAACTGCGGTCGCGCCGGTACGGCGTGGAGCGGCGGACACTATTGGAGCGACCCGCGCGTCGAGGCGACGCTGACCGAGTGGGTGCGCAAGGGTGGTGCGTTGGTTGGCATCGGCGAGCCCAGCGCGCTGTCGCAGCCGGGCCGGAACTTTCGGCTGGCGCAGGTGCTTGGGCTCGATCGCGACCGCGGCGAGCGGATCGCGAACGGCAAATACAATTATGTCGCGCCGGCCAAAAACGCGCGGGGCGTCGAAGGAGTGACGGAGCACTTCATCACGGCGGACGTTGCGGGCGCGCTCGATTTCGCGAAGGACGTCGACGGCATCTTCGTGCTCGGCGGCGACACGCAGGTGCTGGCGGAGCGCGCGGGTGAGAAATCGCCGAAGCTGGCGACGCACGCGTTCGGCAAAGGCCGTAGCGTGTACTTCAGCGGCTTCAAGGTGTCGCACGAAAACACGCGACTGCTGCATCGCGCGATCGTGTGGGCGGCGGCGCAGGAAAGCGGCTGGAGCGTGTGGAGCTCGAGCAACGTGAAGACCGAGGCGACGGTGTTTCCGAAGGCGGGAAAGCTGGTCGTGATCAATAACGCGGGGACCGACGAGGAAACGGTCGTGACGCTCGGCGATGGAAAGACCACGAAACGCGTGAAGCTCGAGGCGCACGGCATCGCGATTCTGGAGGTGTGA
- a CDS encoding BNR-4 repeat-containing protein: protein MPLRPLLTPFRLAACFLASSGLAAAATAPIARVLPIAPAAYAGSSVNVVANTRSAIVTHSTLQYAAFYDADGFLVLAQRPLGADVWTTQRTPHRANVADAHNSISLAVDGAGFLHVAWDHHNSPLHYARVVTSGTIDLGEPTAMTGEREQHVTYPQFHLLPNGDLLFTYRDGESGNGALVLNRYITTTRKWSVVQPNLIDGEGQRSPYADLTVDRQGTLHLAWIWRDSPNVASNHDLAYAQSKDAGVTWTRTDGTPLALPITAATAEYALRIPTHHNLMNPPSIDTDGAGRPFLCSYWSETPESAPRFAIVRFDGTAWKIIPGPAREQTFQLAGGGTKHPPISRALFLVDTTWDRPGLHLIYRDDARDGHIMLATSPGHNGGEWSIRELYSEPVGGWEPSVDPVNWRRLTQVHLLVQSVEQRDGNDAQAAAAATPIASLIWAPAIARMRSEQAAGPAAAATGDQAPDHPGDARVTSDNRAIDPTAARALAQRVADWQWAHFPPAERHHPRDWVIAPFYLGVLALDRISPDHHNREKMLQQAEAIGWQPHARIYHADDHCVIQAYLELYPHYREPRMMEPSKQRLDQILANPSTALFDWGTPACTEHWSWCDALFMAPVAWLQVWQETKDPRYLDFMNREWWLTTRRLYGASVGFYFRDESYLDLREPNGKAIHWSRGNGWVFAGLARVLDLFPKDHPDYPRYVQLYRDMARAVLAAQQPDGLWRVGLLDPAAHTVRETSGSSFFTFGLAWGVNRGLLDRAEAEPAVRRAWNALTNCVTPEGKLEHVQPIGAAPEGFDPHHTNVFAVGAFLLAASEVYPLSGGK from the coding sequence ATGCCCCTCCGTCCGTTGCTCACCCCGTTCCGTCTCGCTGCCTGCTTTCTCGCTTCGTCCGGACTCGCCGCGGCCGCCACCGCTCCGATAGCCCGGGTGCTGCCAATCGCCCCCGCCGCCTACGCCGGCAGCTCGGTTAACGTGGTCGCCAACACCCGCTCGGCCATCGTCACGCACAGCACGCTGCAATACGCCGCATTCTACGATGCCGACGGCTTTCTCGTGCTCGCGCAACGGCCGCTCGGCGCGGATGTATGGACGACCCAGCGCACACCGCACCGCGCCAACGTCGCGGACGCGCACAACTCCATCAGCCTTGCCGTCGATGGCGCCGGCTTCCTGCACGTCGCATGGGATCACCACAACTCCCCGCTGCACTACGCGCGCGTCGTCACGTCAGGCACGATCGATCTCGGCGAGCCAACTGCGATGACCGGCGAACGCGAGCAGCACGTCACCTATCCGCAATTCCATCTGCTGCCGAACGGCGATCTCCTTTTCACCTATCGCGACGGCGAGTCCGGCAACGGCGCGCTCGTGCTCAACCGCTACATCACGACCACGCGCAAATGGTCCGTGGTTCAGCCCAACCTCATCGACGGCGAGGGTCAGCGCAGCCCCTACGCCGACCTCACCGTCGACCGTCAAGGCACGCTGCACCTGGCCTGGATCTGGCGCGATTCGCCCAACGTCGCGTCGAACCACGATCTCGCCTACGCGCAATCGAAGGATGCCGGCGTCACCTGGACCAGGACCGATGGCACGCCGCTCGCGCTGCCGATCACCGCCGCCACCGCCGAGTACGCGCTGCGGATTCCGACCCATCACAACCTGATGAATCCGCCGTCGATCGACACCGACGGAGCCGGCCGGCCGTTCCTCTGCAGCTACTGGTCGGAAACGCCCGAGTCGGCGCCGCGGTTCGCCATCGTTCGTTTCGACGGCACCGCGTGGAAAATCATCCCCGGGCCCGCGCGCGAGCAGACCTTCCAACTGGCCGGCGGCGGCACCAAACATCCGCCGATTTCCCGCGCGCTTTTCCTCGTCGACACCACGTGGGATCGCCCCGGCCTGCACCTCATCTATCGCGACGACGCTCGCGACGGACACATCATGCTGGCCACCTCGCCGGGTCACAACGGCGGCGAGTGGAGTATCCGCGAACTGTATTCTGAACCCGTCGGCGGCTGGGAACCGTCGGTAGATCCCGTCAACTGGCGCCGGCTGACGCAGGTACACCTGCTGGTGCAGTCCGTCGAGCAGCGCGATGGCAACGACGCACAGGCCGCCGCCGCCGCGACGCCGATCGCGAGTCTGATCTGGGCACCGGCGATCGCGCGGATGCGTTCGGAGCAGGCGGCCGGCCCCGCCGCGGCGGCGACGGGCGACCAGGCGCCAGACCACCCGGGCGACGCTCGTGTCACCAGCGACAATCGCGCAATTGATCCCACCGCCGCCCGCGCGCTCGCGCAGCGCGTCGCTGATTGGCAATGGGCGCACTTCCCGCCCGCCGAGCGGCACCATCCGCGCGACTGGGTCATCGCGCCGTTCTATCTCGGCGTGCTCGCGCTCGACCGGATTTCTCCCGACCACCACAACCGCGAAAAAATGCTGCAGCAGGCCGAGGCGATCGGCTGGCAGCCGCACGCGCGCATCTATCACGCCGACGATCACTGCGTGATTCAGGCTTACCTGGAGTTGTATCCGCACTACCGGGAACCGCGGATGATGGAGCCTTCGAAGCAGCGGCTCGACCAGATCCTGGCGAACCCGTCCACCGCGTTGTTCGACTGGGGCACGCCGGCCTGCACCGAGCACTGGTCGTGGTGCGACGCGCTCTTCATGGCGCCTGTCGCCTGGCTGCAGGTGTGGCAGGAAACGAAGGATCCGCGGTATCTGGATTTCATGAACCGCGAATGGTGGCTCACGACGCGGCGGCTCTATGGCGCGAGCGTCGGGTTCTATTTCCGCGACGAATCGTATCTCGATCTGCGCGAGCCGAACGGCAAAGCCATCCACTGGTCGCGCGGCAACGGCTGGGTGTTCGCCGGGCTCGCTCGCGTGCTCGACCTCTTCCCGAAGGATCACCCCGACTACCCGCGCTACGTGCAGCTTTACCGCGACATGGCGCGCGCCGTTCTCGCGGCGCAACAGCCGGACGGGCTCTGGCGAGTCGGTCTCCTCGACCCGGCCGCTCACACCGTGCGCGAAACCAGCGGCAGCAGCTTCTTCACGTTCGGCCTCGCCTGGGGCGTGAATCGCGGTCTGCTCGACCGCGCCGAAGCGGAGCCCGCCGTCCGCCGCGCCTGGAACGCGCTCACGAACTGCGTGACGCCGGAAGGCAAACTCGAGCACGTCCAGCCCATCGGGGCGGCGCCGGAGGGTTTCGATCCGCATCACACCAACGTGTTCGCGGTCGGCGCGTTCCTCCTCGCCGCGAGCGAGGTCTACCCCCTCTCCGGCGGGAAGTAG
- a CDS encoding carbon-nitrogen hydrolase family protein produces MSAFAIAAAQIASVAGDVSKNIETHARAIRAAAQHGVRVLVFPELSLTGYEPTLAAELAFTRDDPRLAPLAELAREHHLTAIVGAPLAAQPVPHIGAFALSDAASVAVYAKIHLHPGEESHFSPGSTPLVLPWDPHKIGVAICADLTHASHPRACAALGADIYAAGVCLTHRGYDAEAELIAGHAARHRMLAVMANYNRPTGGYDVAGKSAVWSPAGRRLAWADRSADALVIATRVEGHWRGTVVRL; encoded by the coding sequence ATGTCCGCTTTCGCCATTGCCGCTGCCCAGATCGCCTCCGTCGCCGGCGATGTATCGAAGAACATCGAAACGCACGCCCGCGCGATCCGCGCCGCCGCGCAGCACGGCGTCCGCGTGCTGGTGTTTCCCGAGCTCTCGCTCACCGGCTACGAGCCGACGCTCGCCGCCGAGCTCGCGTTCACGCGCGACGACCCACGGCTCGCTCCCCTCGCCGAACTTGCGCGCGAACACCACCTCACCGCGATCGTCGGCGCCCCGCTCGCCGCGCAGCCGGTGCCTCACATCGGCGCCTTCGCGCTGTCGGACGCAGCCAGCGTGGCCGTCTACGCCAAGATCCACCTGCATCCCGGTGAGGAGAGTCATTTTTCGCCAGGCAGCACGCCGCTCGTGCTACCGTGGGATCCGCACAAGATCGGCGTCGCGATCTGCGCCGACCTCACGCACGCGTCGCATCCGCGCGCCTGTGCCGCGCTCGGCGCCGACATCTACGCCGCCGGCGTGTGCCTCACCCATCGCGGTTACGATGCCGAAGCCGAGCTGATCGCAGGTCACGCGGCGCGTCATCGGATGCTGGCGGTCATGGCCAACTACAACCGGCCCACCGGCGGCTACGATGTCGCCGGAAAAAGCGCCGTCTGGTCGCCCGCCGGCCGCCGGCTCGCCTGGGCCGACCGCAGCGCCGACGCGCTCGTGATCGCCACGCGAGTCGAAGGCCACTGGCGCGGCACCGTCGTGCGGCTGTAG
- the araA gene encoding L-arabinose isomerase translates to MKLLATPEIWFVCGSQHLYGPGPLKQVAANAQKVAAGLAASKKIPLKIVFKALLTTPDEITNLCIEANSDANCAGLILWMHTFSPAKMWIRGLSTLKKPFCHLHTQFNRDLPWGDIDMDFMNLNQAAHGDREAGFLHTRLRLNRKVVVGHWSDAEVQERIGAWVRAARAWHDWQGAKFARFGDNMRFVAVTEGDKVAAELRFGFSTNGYGVGDLVAKVASEGINDRHVDELCAEYEKRYAVAKELRRGGKRHDSLRYGARIELGLRTFLEEGSFKGFTTTFEDLHGLRQLPGLAVQRLMADGYGFGAEGDWKTAALLRAMKVMGEGLDGGTSFMEDYTYHMNPKGHQVLGAHMLEICSTIAATKPSLEIHPLGIGGKEDPVRLVFDAPAGPALNASLIDMGNRFRLLVNEVTAVKTPKLPKLPVARAVWECQPDFKTACAAWIYAGGAHHTGYSYSVTTEMLEDFANIAGIELAVINADTKLGEFKQTLRNNEVYYHLAQGIRV, encoded by the coding sequence ATGAAACTCCTCGCCACTCCCGAAATCTGGTTCGTCTGCGGCTCGCAGCATCTCTACGGCCCCGGCCCGCTCAAGCAGGTCGCCGCCAACGCGCAAAAGGTCGCCGCCGGCCTCGCCGCCTCAAAGAAGATTCCTCTGAAGATCGTCTTCAAGGCGCTGCTCACCACGCCCGATGAGATCACCAACCTCTGCATCGAGGCGAACTCCGACGCGAACTGCGCCGGGCTCATCCTGTGGATGCACACGTTCTCGCCGGCGAAGATGTGGATCCGCGGACTGAGCACGCTGAAGAAGCCGTTCTGCCATCTGCACACGCAGTTCAACCGCGACCTGCCGTGGGGCGACATCGACATGGATTTCATGAACCTCAACCAAGCGGCCCACGGCGACCGCGAGGCGGGTTTCCTCCACACGCGACTGCGGCTCAACCGCAAGGTCGTCGTCGGCCACTGGTCGGACGCCGAGGTGCAGGAACGCATTGGCGCCTGGGTGCGCGCCGCGCGCGCGTGGCACGACTGGCAGGGCGCGAAGTTCGCCCGCTTCGGCGACAACATGCGTTTCGTCGCCGTCACCGAAGGCGACAAGGTCGCCGCCGAACTCCGCTTCGGTTTCTCGACCAACGGCTACGGCGTGGGCGATCTGGTCGCGAAGGTCGCGAGCGAAGGCATCAACGATCGCCACGTCGACGAGCTCTGCGCCGAGTACGAGAAGCGTTACGCCGTCGCGAAGGAGCTGCGCCGCGGCGGCAAGCGCCACGACTCGCTCCGTTACGGCGCGCGGATCGAGCTCGGCCTCCGCACGTTTCTCGAGGAGGGCAGCTTCAAGGGCTTCACGACGACATTCGAGGATCTGCATGGCCTGCGCCAGCTGCCCGGACTCGCGGTCCAGCGGCTGATGGCCGACGGCTACGGGTTCGGCGCCGAGGGCGATTGGAAAACCGCCGCGCTGCTCCGCGCGATGAAGGTGATGGGCGAAGGCCTGGATGGCGGCACCTCGTTCATGGAGGATTACACTTACCACATGAACCCGAAGGGCCATCAGGTCCTCGGCGCGCACATGCTCGAGATCTGCTCGACCATCGCCGCGACCAAGCCGTCGCTGGAAATTCATCCGCTCGGGATCGGCGGCAAGGAGGATCCGGTCCGGCTCGTGTTCGACGCGCCCGCCGGCCCCGCGCTCAATGCCTCGCTGATCGACATGGGCAACCGTTTCCGGCTGCTCGTGAACGAGGTCACGGCCGTGAAGACGCCGAAGCTCCCGAAGTTGCCCGTCGCCCGCGCGGTCTGGGAATGCCAGCCCGATTTCAAGACCGCCTGTGCGGCGTGGATCTACGCCGGCGGCGCGCACCACACCGGCTACAGCTACAGCGTGACGACCGAGATGCTCGAGGACTTCGCCAACATCGCCGGCATCGAGCTCGCGGTGATCAACGCCGACACGAAGCTCGGCGAGTTCAAACAGACGCTGCGCAACAACGAGGTCTACTACCACCTCGCCCAAGGCATCCGGGTTTGA
- a CDS encoding LacI family DNA-binding transcriptional regulator: MPRPTLNDIARQVGFSKNTVSLALRGDPQIPEVTRERIRRVADEVGYQPNAIVSHLMAQLRASRTTRLQAKLALVNANRDPDAFRTHPTIPTYVDGCESRAAKLGYSFDRFWLHDPTLNASRWLRILLTRGIKGLVLVGLMDTNHLPDELRGVWEQLPTVVTGVRTRDPALSFCSVDHHNLALMAFERAAALGYRRPGLVLDDVIDALVERRFSAGYFTGQRTLPRAQHIPIFSEVAAAQQDPARFHAWLKRYEPDVVFTLYNNVLSWLKAAGRRVPQDLGVIQLEWRSTRPEIAGLNQHNFVTGEAAVDMVVSQIHNNETGVQEFPRATLIGATWVDGPSVREQRAGASEAPAKRRKKAQKETVKM, encoded by the coding sequence ATGCCCCGGCCCACGCTCAACGACATCGCCCGTCAGGTGGGTTTTTCCAAGAACACCGTCTCGCTCGCGCTCCGCGGTGATCCGCAGATCCCCGAGGTGACGCGGGAGCGCATCCGACGGGTGGCAGACGAGGTGGGCTACCAGCCGAACGCGATCGTCTCGCACCTGATGGCGCAATTGCGCGCGAGCCGGACGACGCGGCTCCAGGCGAAGCTGGCGCTGGTCAATGCGAACCGCGATCCGGATGCGTTCCGGACCCATCCGACGATTCCGACGTATGTGGACGGTTGCGAGAGCCGGGCGGCGAAGCTGGGGTACAGCTTCGATCGGTTCTGGCTCCATGATCCCACCCTGAACGCGTCGCGTTGGCTGCGTATCCTGCTCACGCGCGGCATCAAGGGCCTGGTGCTCGTCGGGTTGATGGACACCAATCATCTGCCGGACGAACTTCGTGGCGTGTGGGAGCAGTTGCCGACGGTGGTGACGGGCGTGCGCACGCGGGATCCGGCGCTGTCATTCTGCTCCGTGGATCATCACAATCTCGCGCTGATGGCGTTCGAGCGGGCGGCGGCGCTGGGCTATCGCCGGCCGGGGCTGGTGCTGGACGACGTGATCGACGCGCTGGTCGAGCGGCGGTTCTCGGCCGGGTATTTCACCGGGCAGCGCACGCTGCCGCGCGCGCAGCACATCCCGATTTTCAGCGAGGTGGCGGCGGCGCAGCAGGATCCGGCGCGGTTTCACGCGTGGCTGAAGCGTTACGAACCCGACGTGGTGTTCACGCTCTACAACAACGTCCTCTCCTGGTTGAAAGCGGCGGGTCGGCGCGTGCCGCAGGATCTCGGCGTGATCCAGCTCGAGTGGCGCTCGACGCGGCCGGAGATCGCCGGGCTGAACCAGCACAATTTTGTGACCGGCGAGGCGGCGGTGGACATGGTGGTCAGCCAGATTCACAACAATGAGACCGGCGTGCAGGAGTTTCCGCGGGCGACGTTGATCGGCGCGACTTGGGTCGACGGTCCCAGCGTGCGGGAACAACGGGCTGGCGCGAGTGAGGCGCCGGCGAAACGGCGAAAGAAGGCGCAGAAGGAAACCGTGAAGATGTAG